One segment of Solidesulfovibrio sp. DNA contains the following:
- a CDS encoding tRNA(5-methylaminomethyl-2-thiouridylate) methyltransferase produces MPKAILLLSGGLDSGLAGKLLLSCGIEVTALHATSPFCRCSGHGGGCGAAKRMAEQLGIPLRTMAKGEAYWELVKHPRFGRGSGVNPCIDCRIHVFSLAKQLMEETGALFVATGEVLGQRPMSQHRRAMERIERESGLTGRLLRPLSARFFPPTEAEREGVVPRWKLPAISGRSRKPQIELARTLDLGDYPCPAGGCLLTDPQFAHRAREMLAREPDSRLADAVLLIHGRHYRLPDGARLVIGRNEKDNRSIAALARPGDALLVPAAGSGPTGLCRPGTAEAVAAAAGLIVGYGKGVTRLTLTRPQTPLGEVLADIAPLTPELAETWRIARKDAAPAQPEAPCPSPGRGVRGG; encoded by the coding sequence ATGCCCAAGGCGATCCTGCTCCTCTCCGGAGGGCTCGACAGCGGCCTGGCCGGAAAGCTCCTGCTTTCCTGCGGCATCGAGGTCACGGCCCTGCACGCCACCTCGCCCTTTTGCCGTTGTTCCGGGCATGGCGGCGGCTGCGGGGCGGCCAAACGCATGGCCGAGCAGCTCGGCATCCCCCTGCGGACCATGGCCAAGGGCGAGGCGTATTGGGAACTGGTCAAGCATCCCCGCTTCGGCCGGGGCAGCGGGGTCAACCCCTGCATCGACTGCCGCATCCATGTCTTTTCCCTGGCCAAACAGCTCATGGAGGAGACCGGGGCCCTGTTCGTGGCCACGGGCGAGGTGCTCGGCCAGCGGCCCATGTCCCAGCACCGGCGGGCCATGGAGCGCATCGAACGGGAATCGGGGCTGACGGGCCGGTTGCTGCGGCCCTTGTCGGCGCGGTTTTTCCCGCCCACGGAGGCCGAACGCGAAGGCGTGGTGCCGCGCTGGAAACTGCCGGCCATCTCGGGGCGCAGCCGAAAGCCGCAGATCGAACTGGCCCGGACCCTCGACCTGGGCGACTATCCCTGCCCGGCCGGCGGCTGCCTGCTGACCGACCCGCAGTTCGCCCACCGGGCGCGGGAGATGCTGGCCCGGGAACCGGACAGCCGGCTGGCCGACGCGGTCCTGCTCATCCACGGCCGGCATTACCGGCTGCCGGACGGCGCGCGGCTGGTCATCGGGCGCAACGAAAAAGACAACCGGAGCATCGCCGCCCTGGCCCGGCCCGGCGACGCCCTGCTCGTGCCGGCGGCGGGTTCGGGGCCGACCGGGCTGTGCCGGCCGGGCACGGCCGAGGCCGTGGCCGCGGCGGCCGGGCTCATCGTCGGCTACGGCAAGGGCGTGACGCGCCTGACCCTGACCAGGCCGCAAACACCCCTGGGCGAGGTCCTCGCCGACATCGCCCCCCTCACCCCGGAACTGGCCGAAACCTGGCGCATCGCCCGCAAGGACGCCGCCCCAGCCCAACCCGAAGCCCCTTGCCCCTCCCCCGGCCGGGGGGTTCGGGGGGGATGA
- a CDS encoding HesA/MoeB/ThiF family protein — MEPAWDEAFLERYSRHILLPEVGLEGQLRIRRAGVLVVGAGGLGSPAALYLAAAGVGRLGIADADTVDLSNLQRQILHATPDIGAPKVASAARRIAALNPDVDVVLHGERLTAANVAEVVAAYDFVVEGVDNFPSKYLINDACVLAGVPVSMGGILQFVGQTMTVVPGRTACYRCVMGPPPTGKVPTCASAGVFGAVAGMLGSIQAAEALKWITGVGTPLADTLLCFDAASMDFFKSPVRRDPACRVCGRDADIRGFSDLVDLAGPACAGAGRARPPGAAEAPGPATEESWPPIASTSRATVVP; from the coding sequence ATGGAGCCTGCCTGGGACGAAGCCTTTCTGGAACGCTACAGCCGGCATATCCTGCTGCCGGAGGTCGGCCTCGAAGGACAACTGCGCATCCGCCGGGCCGGGGTCCTGGTCGTCGGGGCCGGCGGGCTGGGGTCGCCGGCGGCCTTGTACCTGGCCGCGGCCGGCGTGGGCCGCCTTGGCATCGCCGACGCCGACACGGTGGACCTGTCCAACCTCCAGCGCCAGATCCTGCACGCCACGCCCGACATCGGCGCGCCCAAGGTGGCCTCGGCCGCCCGCCGGATCGCGGCCCTCAACCCCGACGTGGACGTGGTGCTCCACGGCGAGCGCCTGACCGCGGCCAACGTCGCCGAGGTGGTCGCGGCCTACGATTTCGTGGTCGAGGGCGTGGACAACTTCCCGTCCAAATACCTGATAAACGACGCCTGCGTCCTGGCCGGGGTACCGGTTTCCATGGGCGGCATCCTGCAGTTCGTCGGCCAGACCATGACGGTCGTGCCCGGCCGCACGGCCTGCTACCGATGCGTCATGGGCCCGCCGCCCACGGGCAAGGTGCCGACCTGCGCCAGCGCCGGGGTGTTCGGGGCCGTGGCCGGCATGCTCGGCTCCATCCAGGCGGCCGAGGCCCTCAAATGGATCACCGGCGTGGGGACGCCCCTTGCCGACACCCTGCTGTGCTTCGACGCCGCGTCCATGGATTTCTTCAAAAGCCCGGTGCGGCGCGACCCGGCCTGCCGGGTCTGCGGCCGGGACGCGGATATCCGGGGATTTTCCGATCTGGTTGACTTGGCCGGCCCGGCCTGCGCCGGGGCCGGGCGCGCCCGCCCGCCGGGCGCAGCCGAGGCCCCCGGACCGGCCACGGAGGAGTCATGGCCACCTATTGCCTCGACATCACGCGCGACCGTTGTCCCCTGA
- a CDS encoding sulfurtransferase TusA family protein yields the protein MATYCLDITRDRCPLTFVKVKARLYALAAGDILEVLLKGAEPLENVPAAAIREGHAVLDVTARDNGIHLVRIRK from the coding sequence ATGGCCACCTATTGCCTCGACATCACGCGCGACCGTTGTCCCCTGACCTTCGTCAAGGTCAAGGCCCGCCTGTATGCCCTTGCCGCGGGCGACATCCTCGAGGTGCTGCTCAAGGGCGCCGAACCCCTGGAGAACGTCCCGGCCGCCGCCATCCGCGAAGGCCACGCCGTCCTGGACGTCACCGCCCGCGACAACGGCATCCACCTGGTCCGAATACGGAAATAG
- the nadA gene encoding quinolinate synthase NadA, which produces MHPVTKDAPSDPRDWTEEEVRARILGLKSRLGRDLLVLAHHYQRDAVVAVADAVGDSLRLAQQAALATARHIVFCGVHFMAETADILTGPGQSVILPELRAGCSMADMATPDALEWAWQRLTAVETGRVVPVTYINSAATLKAFVARHGGTVCTSSNARKILEWAFTQGEKVFFFPDEHLGRVTAYELGVPLEDMLVWDRDRDLGGHDPEAVRRARVYLWDGFCVVHQMFDVEDIAFWRQKEPGIRVIVHPECPFDLIRAADAHGSTEYLARAVDQAPPGSKWAVGTEVNLVSRLAARNPDKLVVSLSPHQAICANMYRTRPLSVLRVLEGLAAGRVENRIRVPEAVAGEARQALSRMLSLS; this is translated from the coding sequence ATGCACCCCGTGACCAAAGACGCCCCGTCCGATCCCCGGGACTGGACCGAGGAGGAGGTGCGAGCGCGCATCCTCGGCCTCAAAAGCAGGCTGGGGCGGGACCTGCTCGTCCTGGCCCACCATTACCAGCGCGACGCCGTGGTCGCCGTGGCCGACGCCGTGGGCGACTCGTTGCGCCTGGCCCAGCAGGCCGCCCTGGCCACGGCCCGGCACATCGTGTTTTGCGGCGTGCACTTCATGGCCGAAACCGCCGACATCCTGACCGGCCCCGGCCAGTCCGTGATCCTGCCCGAACTGCGGGCCGGCTGCTCCATGGCCGACATGGCCACGCCGGACGCCCTGGAATGGGCCTGGCAGCGCCTGACGGCCGTGGAAACCGGCCGGGTCGTGCCCGTGACCTACATCAACAGCGCCGCCACCCTCAAAGCCTTCGTGGCCCGCCACGGCGGCACGGTGTGCACCTCGTCCAATGCCCGCAAGATCCTGGAGTGGGCCTTCACCCAGGGCGAGAAGGTCTTCTTCTTTCCCGATGAGCACCTCGGCCGCGTCACCGCCTACGAGCTCGGCGTGCCCCTGGAGGACATGCTCGTCTGGGACCGGGACAGGGACCTGGGCGGCCACGACCCCGAGGCCGTGCGCCGGGCTCGGGTCTATCTCTGGGACGGTTTCTGCGTGGTCCACCAGATGTTCGATGTCGAGGACATCGCCTTCTGGCGGCAAAAGGAGCCCGGCATCCGGGTCATCGTCCATCCGGAATGCCCCTTCGACCTCATCCGGGCCGCCGACGCCCACGGCTCCACGGAATACCTGGCCCGCGCCGTGGACCAGGCCCCGCCGGGCAGCAAATGGGCCGTGGGCACCGAGGTCAACCTCGTCTCCCGGCTGGCCGCCCGGAACCCGGACAAGCTGGTGGTTTCCCTTTCGCCGCATCAGGCCATCTGCGCCAACATGTACCGGACAAGGCCGCTTTCCGTGCTGCGCGTCCTGGAGGGCCTGGCCGCCGGCCGGGTGGAAAACCGCATCCGGGTTCCGGAGGCGGTGGCCGGCGAGGCCCGCCAGGCGCTTTCCCGCATGTTGTCGCTTTCCTGA
- a CDS encoding cysteine desulfurase family protein, with protein sequence MGVYFDNNATTPVDPQVLEAMLPFLRDCFGNPSSPHQYGSRAKEAIEGAREAVAALLGCPAERLIFTCSGSEGNNTAILSAVLADPGKRRVVTSTVEHHCVLRRLEYLRDHMGLEVVFLPVDGQGRLDLDRLAGEITPDTALVSLMGANNETGVLWPVREIAALVKSRGALFHCDAVQLAGKEPLSLKDIPADYLTVSGHKFHGPKGAGALYVARGAPFTPLLFGGMQEFGRRAGTQNVAGIVGLGKAAELARAFLSVGGHERLRELRDHLEGRILAEIDDVVVHGAAAPRIANTLGIGVGGAPQEILLAELNDRDFAVSTTSACESASTAASHVLTAMGVSGRYLRGTLRLSLSRCNTIEEVEAFMVVFPQVVATARRLGGGSGSGRDEVSGGRSGEGREEASGGRGA encoded by the coding sequence GTGGGCGTGTATTTCGACAACAACGCCACGACCCCCGTCGACCCGCAGGTCCTGGAGGCCATGCTGCCCTTTCTGCGGGACTGTTTCGGCAACCCGTCGAGCCCGCACCAGTACGGCAGCCGGGCCAAGGAGGCCATCGAGGGCGCCAGGGAGGCCGTGGCGGCCCTGCTCGGCTGCCCGGCCGAACGCCTGATTTTCACCTGCTCGGGCTCCGAGGGCAACAACACGGCCATCCTGTCGGCCGTCCTGGCCGACCCGGGCAAACGCCGGGTGGTCACCTCGACCGTGGAGCACCACTGCGTGCTGCGCCGCCTGGAATACCTGCGCGACCACATGGGCCTGGAGGTGGTGTTTCTGCCCGTGGACGGCCAGGGCCGTCTGGACCTGGACCGGTTGGCCGGGGAAATCACCCCGGACACGGCGCTGGTGAGCCTCATGGGCGCCAACAACGAGACCGGCGTGCTCTGGCCCGTCCGGGAGATCGCCGCCCTGGTCAAGTCGCGGGGGGCGCTTTTCCACTGCGACGCCGTGCAGCTGGCCGGCAAGGAACCCTTGTCCCTCAAGGACATCCCGGCCGATTACCTGACCGTCTCCGGCCACAAGTTCCACGGCCCCAAGGGCGCGGGCGCGCTGTACGTGGCCCGGGGGGCGCCGTTTACGCCGCTGCTGTTCGGCGGCATGCAGGAATTCGGCCGCCGGGCCGGCACCCAGAACGTGGCCGGCATCGTGGGCCTGGGCAAGGCGGCCGAGCTGGCCCGGGCCTTTCTGTCCGTGGGCGGCCACGAGCGGCTGCGCGAACTGCGCGACCACCTGGAAGGCCGCATCCTGGCCGAAATCGACGACGTGGTGGTCCACGGCGCGGCCGCCCCCCGCATCGCCAATACGCTGGGCATCGGCGTCGGCGGCGCGCCCCAGGAAATCCTGCTGGCGGAACTCAATGATCGCGATTTCGCCGTTTCCACCACCTCGGCCTGCGAGTCCGCGTCCACGGCGGCCTCCCACGTGCTGACGGCCATGGGCGTGTCCGGGCGCTATCTGCGCGGTACGCTGCGCCTGTCGTTGTCGCGCTGCAACACCATCGAGGAGGTCGAGGCCTTCATGGTCGTCTTCCCCCAGGTGGTGGCCACGGCCCGTCGCCTGGGCGGCGGGAGCGGGAGCGGGAGGGACGAGGTTTCCGGTGGCCGGAGTGGGGAGGGGAGGGAAGAGGCCTCCGGCGGCCGGGGGGCGTGA
- a CDS encoding XdhC family protein yields MINLWNSLNAVLGRGESAVAAAIVTKDGSSPGPAGARMFVLDDADLLGTVGGGPLEGQTITEAASVMAHGRPTILPIDLSGEIGDDSDAICGGLVHVFLERLDPVPATVALFARLERELAANRTCCLVSSLAPGARGGPARALLSGDGAVLAGGLPPGVLEAAVGRARGLPGPAVADLGGGEYFLEPFAARDPMLICGAGHIARPTAHLAALTGFRVIVLDDRAEFASPARFPDADEVAVLPSFDDCFAGRRLDADTSVVIVSRCHKQDRKILTQALRTEAGYIGMIGSSRKVAAVLDEQLALGVPRGRLAAVHAPIGLPIGGDTPPEIAVSIVAECIRERTRRRERA; encoded by the coding sequence ATGATTAATCTTTGGAACTCACTGAATGCGGTTTTAGGGCGGGGCGAAAGCGCCGTGGCCGCGGCCATCGTGACCAAGGACGGCTCCTCGCCGGGGCCGGCCGGGGCGCGGATGTTCGTGCTCGATGACGCCGATCTCCTCGGCACCGTGGGCGGCGGGCCCCTGGAAGGCCAAACCATCACCGAGGCCGCCTCGGTCATGGCCCACGGCCGGCCGACCATCCTGCCCATCGACCTGTCGGGAGAGATCGGCGACGACTCCGACGCCATCTGCGGCGGCCTGGTCCACGTGTTTCTGGAGCGCCTCGATCCCGTACCGGCCACCGTGGCCCTTTTTGCCCGCCTGGAGCGGGAGCTTGCCGCCAACCGGACCTGCTGCCTGGTGTCCTCCCTGGCCCCGGGCGCGCGCGGCGGCCCGGCCCGGGCGCTGCTGTCGGGGGACGGCGCGGTCCTGGCCGGCGGATTGCCGCCGGGAGTGCTCGAAGCGGCGGTCGGCCGGGCCCGGGGGCTGCCCGGCCCGGCCGTGGCCGACCTTGGCGGCGGGGAATATTTCCTGGAGCCGTTCGCGGCCAGGGACCCGATGCTCATCTGCGGCGCCGGGCACATCGCCCGGCCGACGGCCCATCTGGCCGCCCTGACCGGCTTCCGGGTCATCGTCCTCGACGACCGGGCGGAGTTCGCCAGCCCGGCCCGCTTTCCCGACGCCGACGAGGTGGCGGTGCTGCCTTCCTTCGACGACTGTTTCGCCGGGCGCCGCCTGGACGCCGACACCTCGGTGGTCATCGTCTCGCGCTGCCACAAGCAGGACCGCAAGATCCTGACCCAGGCCCTGCGCACCGAGGCCGGCTACATCGGCATGATCGGGTCGAGCCGCAAGGTGGCGGCCGTGCTGGACGAGCAGCTCGCCCTGGGCGTGCCGCGCGGGCGCCTGGCCGCCGTGCACGCGCCCATCGGCCTGCCCATCGGCGGCGACACGCCGCCCGAAATCGCCGTGTCCATCGTGGCCGAATGCATCAGGGAACGGACCCGGCGACGGGAGCGGGCCTAG
- the epsC gene encoding serine O-acetyltransferase EpsC, translating to MTMPPQRPEEGRDVLAWVTERLCDPRSYEKVYHRPLHDEPMPSVAALSEFMERLRAVLFPGYFGNSNVTPESMPYHVGASLFEAARLLTDQIRRGYCFFCRLDRGGECQDCDERARGLAEQFLRALPRLRDQLAEDAAAAYEGDPSSRSPGEAIFCFPSLLALTHYRVAHELHVLGVDLVPRILTEMAHAKTGIDIHPGAVIGRRFFIDHGTGTVIGETCVIGDNVRLYQGVTLGAKSFPKDGEGKLVKGIPRHPVVEDDVVVYSGATVLGRITVGRGAVIGGNVWVTRDVPPGANIAQHRPVGVPLIDGGGI from the coding sequence ATGACCATGCCGCCGCAACGGCCCGAGGAGGGCCGCGACGTCCTCGCCTGGGTCACCGAACGGCTGTGCGACCCGAGGTCCTACGAAAAGGTCTACCACCGGCCCCTGCACGACGAGCCCATGCCGTCGGTGGCCGCCTTGTCCGAGTTCATGGAACGGCTGCGGGCCGTGCTGTTTCCGGGCTATTTCGGCAATTCCAACGTCACGCCCGAGAGCATGCCCTACCATGTGGGGGCCAGCCTGTTCGAGGCCGCCAGGCTGCTGACGGACCAGATCCGCCGGGGATATTGCTTTTTTTGCCGGCTGGACCGGGGCGGGGAGTGCCAGGATTGCGACGAGCGGGCCAGGGGCCTGGCCGAGCAATTCCTGCGCGCCCTGCCGCGCCTGCGCGACCAGTTGGCCGAGGACGCGGCCGCCGCCTACGAGGGCGACCCCTCCTCGCGCAGCCCCGGCGAGGCCATCTTCTGCTTTCCCAGCCTGCTCGCCCTGACCCACTACCGGGTGGCCCACGAACTGCATGTCCTGGGCGTGGACCTCGTACCGCGCATCCTCACGGAAATGGCCCATGCCAAAACCGGCATCGACATCCACCCGGGCGCGGTCATCGGCCGGCGGTTCTTCATCGACCACGGCACGGGCACGGTCATCGGCGAGACCTGCGTCATCGGGGACAACGTGCGGCTTTATCAGGGCGTGACGCTTGGGGCCAAGAGCTTTCCCAAGGACGGCGAGGGCAAGCTGGTCAAGGGCATCCCCCGCCACCCGGTGGTGGAGGACGACGTGGTCGTCTATTCCGGGGCCACGGTGCTCGGGCGCATCACCGTGGGCCGGGGCGCGGTCATCGGCGGCAACGTCTGGGTGACCCGCGACGTGCCGCCCGGGGCCAACATCGCCCAGCACAGGCCGGTCGGCGTGCCGCTCATCGACGGCGGCGGCATTTGA
- a CDS encoding ATP-binding protein, translating into MSRFFRPLRRMTIRTHLVCLVLACLLPAGLAEGYLVYAAYRNKRLLVEQHMAEATRTLGHIVDRELDNVQTALSALSTSPSIASRNFAAFHAQTHEVLADFPAADIILADAAGQQLSNSYLPFGAPLPKRNVPDRVRRIFETGQASISDLFKGAVTGRFLISVDMPVAGPDGETVYDLAMTLPAAHLDGLLAMARLPEDWVATILDRNRAVVARTKSGDLYVGQRITLPVLLQRLDQAPAGLFESDSLEGLPVFLSYQESARTGWTVLVSIPRAAIMRDLWIWLAGTGAGLLVLSVLGIGVAWRLGRRIDGSIRGLIEPALALGRGEPITLGPIDVPETQEVGEALQKASDLLQQRSREAMEKQAAEAANRAKSEFLANMSHEIRTPMSGVKGMLQLLQTTDLDQEQAEYVTTGLTALDNLLHLINDILDLSKIESGKLTLAVCACDLSRMCATLLSIFKEQITAKGLHVAVDVDPSVPPVVLADQSRLRQVLFNLVGNALKFTESGRIDIRAAAEPASEPDRVRLRFSVADTGIGIPEDRLGDLFRPFTQVDSSLTKQYQGTGLGLSIVKRLVELMGGQVRIESAPGRGTIVYWDILAGLPAPDAPGDARPEAPAGTVAALGRQTHILLAEDEPINQAAVKRLLLKSGYTVSCAGNGEEAVKAARLARFDLILMDIRMPVMDGLRAAQAIRAADNPNAKTPIIALSAHAMAGDKDRFLAAGMNDYLAKPMRVAELHGAIARWLPKDGD; encoded by the coding sequence ATGTCCCGCTTTTTCCGCCCCCTGCGCCGCATGACCATCCGCACCCATCTCGTCTGCCTGGTCCTGGCCTGCCTGCTGCCCGCCGGGCTGGCCGAGGGCTATCTCGTCTACGCCGCCTACCGCAACAAACGCCTGCTCGTCGAACAGCACATGGCGGAAGCGACCCGGACCCTCGGCCACATCGTCGACCGGGAGCTCGACAACGTGCAGACGGCCCTGTCGGCCCTGTCCACCTCCCCCTCCATCGCCAGCCGGAACTTCGCCGCCTTCCACGCCCAGACCCATGAAGTCCTGGCCGATTTCCCCGCCGCCGACATCATCCTGGCCGATGCCGCCGGCCAGCAACTGTCCAACTCCTACCTGCCCTTCGGCGCCCCCCTGCCCAAGCGCAACGTCCCCGACCGGGTGCGCCGGATCTTCGAGACCGGCCAGGCGAGCATCAGCGACCTGTTCAAGGGGGCGGTCACGGGCCGCTTCCTCATCAGCGTCGACATGCCGGTCGCCGGCCCCGACGGGGAAACCGTCTACGACCTGGCCATGACCTTGCCGGCGGCCCACCTGGACGGGCTGTTGGCCATGGCCCGGCTACCCGAGGACTGGGTGGCCACGATCCTCGACCGCAACCGGGCCGTGGTGGCGCGCACCAAATCCGGCGACCTCTACGTCGGCCAGCGCATCACGCTGCCTGTGTTGCTCCAGCGCCTCGACCAGGCCCCGGCGGGGCTTTTCGAGTCCGACAGCCTGGAAGGGCTCCCGGTTTTCCTGAGTTACCAGGAATCCGCCCGCACGGGCTGGACCGTACTCGTCAGCATCCCCCGGGCGGCCATCATGCGCGACCTGTGGATCTGGCTGGCCGGGACGGGCGCGGGCCTGCTCGTGCTGTCGGTCCTGGGCATCGGCGTGGCCTGGAGGCTCGGCCGGCGCATCGACGGCTCCATCCGGGGGCTGATCGAGCCGGCCCTGGCCCTGGGGCGCGGCGAACCCATCACCCTCGGCCCCATCGACGTCCCGGAGACCCAGGAGGTGGGCGAAGCCCTGCAAAAAGCCTCGGACCTCCTGCAACAGCGCTCCCGGGAGGCCATGGAAAAGCAGGCCGCCGAGGCGGCCAACCGGGCGAAATCGGAATTTCTGGCCAACATGAGCCACGAGATCCGCACGCCCATGAGCGGCGTCAAGGGGATGCTCCAACTCCTGCAAACCACCGACCTGGACCAGGAACAGGCCGAATACGTCACGACCGGCCTAACCGCCCTCGACAACCTCCTGCACCTGATCAACGACATCCTGGACCTGTCGAAGATCGAGTCCGGCAAGCTCACCCTCGCCGTATGCGCCTGCGACCTCTCCCGGATGTGCGCCACCCTGCTTTCCATCTTCAAGGAACAGATCACCGCCAAGGGATTGCACGTCGCCGTGGACGTGGACCCGAGCGTGCCCCCCGTCGTCCTGGCCGACCAGAGCCGCCTGCGGCAGGTGCTGTTCAACCTGGTCGGCAACGCCCTCAAGTTCACGGAATCCGGGCGCATCGACATCCGCGCCGCGGCCGAGCCCGCGAGCGAGCCCGACCGGGTCCGGCTGCGTTTTTCCGTGGCCGACACGGGCATCGGCATCCCCGAGGACCGGCTCGGCGACCTGTTTCGCCCCTTCACCCAGGTCGATTCCTCCCTGACCAAGCAATACCAGGGCACGGGGCTGGGCCTGTCCATCGTCAAACGCCTGGTGGAACTCATGGGCGGCCAGGTTCGCATCGAAAGCGCGCCCGGACGGGGAACCATCGTGTATTGGGACATCCTGGCCGGCCTGCCGGCCCCGGACGCCCCCGGCGACGCCCGGCCCGAGGCCCCGGCCGGCACCGTGGCCGCCCTCGGCCGACAGACCCACATCCTCCTGGCCGAGGACGAACCCATCAACCAGGCGGCCGTGAAGCGGCTGCTGCTCAAATCCGGCTATACCGTCAGCTGCGCCGGCAACGGCGAGGAAGCCGTCAAGGCCGCCAGGCTGGCGCGGTTCGACCTGATCCTCATGGACATCCGCATGCCGGTCATGGACGGCCTGCGCGCGGCCCAGGCCATCCGCGCCGCCGACAATCCCAACGCGAAAACACCCATCATCGCCCTGTCGGCCCATGCCATGGCCGGCGACAAGGACCGCTTCCTGGCCGCCGGCATGAACGATTACCTGGCCAAGCCCATGCGCGTCGCCGAGTTGCACGGCGCCATCGCCCGGTGGCTGCCCAAGGACGGCGACTGA
- a CDS encoding formate dehydrogenase accessory sulfurtransferase FdhD, producing the protein MTTPHASLGLAPNVSDPSLYRAIPALDQDGRPLNLFAINERMLTVFLNGREVVTVMTVGDNARYLALGFLLNQRMLEPGDTVRSVDYAPEDGTILVRADTADRLETGGKRRIHTSGCAVGTLFGGVMESLDEIRLDPRPRLRTSWLRSLGRGIDTLDSLHLKTGSVHRCVLCQEDRLLAYVEDVGRHNAIDALAGYMYLNGIVPTDKILYTTGRLTSEVVIKTVIMGVPILVSRGGFTALGVELAHKAGLTLIGRCRGRYFQALAGQERILFDAAPPRGA; encoded by the coding sequence ATGACCACCCCGCACGCCTCCCTGGGCCTGGCCCCCAACGTCAGCGACCCCTCGCTCTATCGGGCCATTCCGGCCCTGGACCAGGACGGCCGGCCCTTGAACCTGTTCGCCATCAACGAGCGCATGCTCACGGTGTTCCTCAACGGCCGCGAGGTGGTCACGGTCATGACCGTGGGCGACAACGCCCGCTACCTGGCCCTGGGCTTCCTGCTCAACCAGCGGATGCTCGAACCGGGCGACACGGTGCGAAGCGTGGACTACGCCCCCGAGGACGGCACGATCCTGGTGCGCGCGGACACGGCGGACCGCCTGGAAACCGGCGGCAAGCGCCGCATCCACACCTCGGGCTGCGCCGTGGGCACGCTTTTCGGCGGGGTCATGGAATCCCTCGACGAGATCCGCCTCGACCCGCGGCCCAGGCTGCGCACGTCCTGGCTGCGCAGCCTGGGCCGCGGCATCGACACCCTGGATTCCCTGCACCTCAAAACCGGCTCCGTCCACCGCTGCGTCCTGTGCCAGGAGGACCGGCTGCTGGCCTATGTGGAGGACGTGGGCCGCCACAACGCCATCGACGCCCTGGCCGGCTACATGTACCTCAACGGCATTGTCCCCACCGACAAGATCCTCTACACCACCGGTCGGCTGACCAGCGAGGTGGTCATCAAGACCGTGATCATGGGCGTGCCCATCCTGGTGTCCCGGGGAGGCTTCACGGCCCTGGGGGTGGAACTGGCCCACAAGGCCGGCCTGACCCTGATCGGCCGCTGCCGGGGCCGCTATTTCCAGGCCCTGGCCGGACAGGAGCGCATTCTCTTCGACGCCGCGCCCCCGCGGGGGGCGTAA